The Acidithiobacillus ferrooxidans ATCC 23270 genomic interval CCAGGTCGGCCTCGATGCCGCGAATGGCGAGATTCATGAGGGCCAGCTTCCAGGTGTTGGGGTTGGATTCTTCCCCATAGACGCTGATGTCGCCGACTTTGCCACCGTGGGCCTCGATGAACTTTTCCGACTGAACGAACATGCCGCCGGACCCGCAACAGGGGTCATAGATGCGCCCTTTGTAGGGGGCCAGCATGGTGACCAGGGTTCTGACCACCGATGCCGGGGTGTAGAACTCGCCACCCCGTTTCCCTTCCGCGCTGGCAAATCGACCCAGAAAATACTCGTAGACCCGGCCCAGGGTGTCGCGGGCCTGATGTTCGGCGGTGCCAAGGCCAATGGTACCGATGAGGTCCACCAGTTCGCCCAGGCGGCGCTGATCCAGGGTGGGGCGGGCATAGCCTTTGGGCAGGATGTTTTTCAGATGCGGGTTTTCCCGCTCGATATCGGTCATGGCACCGTCGATGCGCTTGCCGATGTCCGGCTGTTTGGCGGCAGTTTGCACCACTGCCCATCTGGACGATGCCGGTACCCAGAACACGCCTTCCGCCGTGTATTCATCTCGGTCTTCGGCTGCGTAAGTCCCTGCTTCTTCCCGAATGATTTCTTCATGGCGTTGGGCAAAGCGGTCCGAGATGTATTTCAGGAAGATGAGGCCCAGCACCACATGCTTGTAGTCGGCGGCGTCCAGATGCCCACGCAGCTTGTCGGCGGTGGCCCAGAGCTTCGATTCCAGGCTCTGGCTGGTGGTGTCTTCGGTCTTCTTTTTGGTTGGTCCGCGCGGCATGGTATCCCTTTTGATTCTTTGGGATGTTATATCATGAAAAGGCGGGATGGGGTGAGGGCAAGGACATGGCTAGTGTGATTTATCTGATGACCAACGTCGCCATGCCGGGTTTGGTCAAGATCGGCAAAACCGATAGCGCCGATACACTCAACGCGAGGCTGAGAGACCTCTACAATACCAGCGTTCCCCTGCCGTTCGAGTGGTACTTTGCGGCGCAGGTAGACGACGCGGATACCCTTGAAAGAAAGCTGCATAGTCTGTTCGGCGAGTTTCGTGTTAACACTAAGCGCGCGTTTTTTCGTGTTGATCCAGAAAAGGTAGTCATTGCCGTCACCATTGGTTCCTATCAGGAAATTAACGTGTTCAGTCAGGCAGGCGATGCCGATGAGCAGAGGGTTACCTGCCACTTAGAGGAAAGCTACTGGGTTCGTAGTTGCCTACTGATGCTCACCAACAGCCAGCAAGCGTTTTTGCACATAGTCGGATCACTGAATTCTGATGATCCGTAGTTGCGATTCGACCTCTGCAAGCTTGTCAAAGTCTTTGTCACATGTCACCAATGTTAGGTCATGCGTGAGTGCCGTCGCCGCGATCCAGATATCGTTCTCTGTGATCTGTAGCGCAGTCGCTGGCCAGTCGTTGCTCCACCGCTCGGGAGGGGAGCCCTTTAGTTTGCCTTGCGCAGCTTTGTTCGGAGCGAGTTTTCGGGCCCACTTGGCGCGCAGTTGGCCCTGCTCCAGGGCGACCAGGAAAAGTCCTAAAGGCAGGTTCGTGATCAGTTAGCTGTCGTTCATCACACTCGATTTTCTGTGGACGCTATGCCCGCTTCTGGCCGATATTACCCGTTCCCAATCTGGATGTGAACGACCAATCCCGCTGCGTACCTGCCATTGAAGGCGAAGAGCACACAGAGAACCCGCGAGACGCCAGGGTGATACTTTTTACACGCAACGCCAGTCACTGAGCCCTCCGGCGGTGAGGGGCCTCCGCGATATGGTCACGAGGGATGTTCATCCCTGGTTCATTCCGGATTCGACACGACCCTTCAGCACCCGAGGCGCCGAGGTAGGATGTGATCATCGTCAGCACC includes:
- a CDS encoding PIN domain-containing protein, with amino-acid sequence MITNLPLGLFLVALEQGQLRAKWARKLAPNKAAQGKLKGSPPERWSNDWPATALQITENDIWIAATALTHDLTLVTCDKDFDKLAEVESQLRIIRIQ
- a CDS encoding GIY-YIG nuclease family protein, coding for MASVIYLMTNVAMPGLVKIGKTDSADTLNARLRDLYNTSVPLPFEWYFAAQVDDADTLERKLHSLFGEFRVNTKRAFFRVDPEKVVIAVTIGSYQEINVFSQAGDADEQRVTCHLEESYWVRSCLLMLTNSQQAFLHIVGSLNSDDP